In one window of Poriferisphaera corsica DNA:
- a CDS encoding YcaO-like family protein gives MNQTLLAASSINQDDERSIEVNQAIDIALNDIKTLGCKCEIHTYGHAITIYEARILDHHKNVLALGTGKGEYPFNKAGAIFEAIEHFFGMSNLPAPQSLQTINTQVLADQSVAHEYLPLKLLTDFPHQDLFCSTYHEYNQPNNKLILPAFLWAPEILSRSEYICDSQNVQLFSYLMKYSSNSGIASGLTTQDALLHSINEAIERDGLGAFLYQYCYKQTSSKLPVIDKESLPEPLKSNIQEIEQHVNDQCILINATTNLRVPVIAAIFKNYHKQQLIPAPGFGASLYPEIAIKRAVHEALQIMFAAENYHDQRVASWKRDWQRAQQSDAYARCTQFNLQPYLDNDRLDFQSFERLHHKSVTLDAHAHVNQQISRLISRLKKYNLTVYMQNLKKLKNGTNVVSVQIPGVSLFYLTSNGMMIPPHSRTITCMNPN, from the coding sequence ATGAATCAAACATTGCTTGCTGCCTCATCAATCAATCAAGACGATGAACGCTCCATAGAAGTTAATCAAGCCATCGATATCGCATTGAACGATATCAAAACACTTGGTTGCAAATGTGAAATTCATACCTACGGCCATGCCATCACCATCTATGAAGCTCGTATCCTTGATCACCACAAAAATGTTCTAGCACTCGGTACCGGCAAAGGTGAGTATCCCTTCAATAAGGCCGGCGCAATCTTCGAAGCTATCGAACATTTCTTTGGCATGAGCAATCTACCCGCACCACAATCCCTTCAAACCATCAACACGCAAGTACTTGCAGATCAATCTGTCGCGCATGAATACCTACCGCTCAAACTTCTCACAGATTTCCCTCATCAAGATCTATTCTGTTCAACCTATCACGAGTACAACCAGCCCAACAACAAGCTCATTCTTCCAGCTTTCCTTTGGGCGCCAGAGATTCTTTCGCGTTCCGAATACATCTGTGATTCTCAAAACGTGCAGCTTTTTTCATACCTCATGAAATATTCCTCCAACTCCGGTATTGCCTCAGGTCTTACCACCCAAGACGCTCTTCTTCACAGCATTAATGAAGCCATTGAACGTGATGGCCTCGGGGCGTTTCTCTATCAATATTGCTACAAACAAACTTCCAGTAAGCTTCCTGTGATCGATAAGGAGTCTTTGCCAGAACCCCTCAAATCGAACATCCAAGAGATTGAACAACACGTTAATGATCAATGCATTCTCATTAACGCAACGACCAATCTTCGTGTACCAGTCATCGCTGCTATCTTTAAGAATTATCACAAACAACAGCTCATTCCCGCACCCGGATTTGGCGCATCTCTTTATCCAGAAATTGCCATAAAACGCGCAGTTCACGAGGCGCTTCAGATTATGTTCGCAGCCGAGAACTATCACGATCAACGCGTCGCTTCATGGAAACGTGATTGGCAACGTGCCCAACAATCCGATGCCTACGCTCGCTGTACGCAATTCAACCTACAGCCATACCTGGACAACGACCGCCTTGATTTCCAATCTTTCGAACGATTACATCACAAGTCAGTCACTCTCGACGCGCATGCACACGTGAATCAACAAATATCACGTCTCATCTCTCGACTTAAAAAATATAACCTCACCGTGTACATGCAAAATCTAAAAAAACTCAAGAATGGCACAAATGTAGTTAGTGTTCAAATACCCGGAGTCAGTTTATTCTACTTAACAAGTAATGGTATGATGATTCCACCACATAGCCGAACAATCACTTGTATGAATCCAAACTGA
- a CDS encoding carboxypeptidase M32, giving the protein MENHEAYLELMRQWREAWMVGSCFSQLHWDLSVLMPRKGGRQRAKQMGLLSEITHHKRSNPQIGDLITACDARVLDAELAANVRKIEYEYKKLRKLSPQLVKTIAIKAGEAEQAWIAARESGNDDAYLRLLTEMIELQREKAACLGWETDGEMWDALADEYEPGCSAKWIEQVFGDMEKRLRELLKNCEKQAAEDDYQLAMPIEEQKHLVRQIADAMGFDFERGRIDESAHPFCTEMGRDDVRLTSRYEVDDCSCGILGAIHELGHALYEQGLRENAWGLPTGLAASFGIHEAMARLWENMVGRGEAFCDWLNDAHGLSGQAWFRQVNRVQAGAIRVDADEVSYNLHVMVRFDLERQLLNGELTMKDLPEAWREMYWEKLGVEITDDREGYLQDIHWACGGFGYFQCYTLGSIYAAQLYAKIRDADDAVRCGDFEQIRAWLNEHVYQYGQQYKADELCERATGSGLDVRCYLDYLEGKFHSK; this is encoded by the coding sequence TTGGAAAATCATGAAGCATATTTGGAACTCATGCGGCAATGGCGCGAGGCATGGATGGTAGGGAGTTGTTTTAGCCAATTACATTGGGATCTGTCGGTCTTGATGCCGCGGAAGGGTGGGCGGCAACGCGCGAAGCAGATGGGATTACTTTCGGAGATCACGCATCATAAAAGATCTAACCCACAAATAGGCGATCTAATCACTGCATGCGATGCTCGTGTACTGGATGCAGAGCTAGCTGCTAATGTTCGGAAAATTGAGTATGAGTACAAAAAACTGAGGAAGTTGTCGCCTCAACTGGTTAAAACGATTGCAATAAAAGCGGGCGAAGCAGAGCAAGCATGGATTGCGGCAAGAGAGAGCGGGAATGATGATGCGTATTTAAGATTATTGACGGAAATGATTGAATTGCAACGTGAGAAAGCGGCTTGCCTGGGATGGGAGACGGATGGTGAAATGTGGGACGCGCTTGCCGATGAGTATGAGCCGGGTTGCAGCGCGAAATGGATTGAACAAGTATTCGGGGACATGGAAAAACGACTACGTGAGCTGCTGAAAAACTGTGAAAAACAAGCGGCTGAGGATGATTATCAATTGGCGATGCCGATCGAAGAGCAGAAGCATTTAGTTAGACAGATTGCAGATGCGATGGGGTTTGATTTTGAGAGAGGTAGAATTGATGAATCGGCACATCCGTTCTGTACGGAGATGGGGCGGGATGATGTGCGGCTAACGAGTCGGTATGAAGTAGATGACTGCTCATGTGGTATTTTGGGAGCTATCCATGAGTTAGGCCATGCCTTGTACGAACAGGGGCTTAGAGAGAATGCGTGGGGGTTGCCGACTGGGCTAGCGGCGTCGTTTGGAATTCATGAGGCGATGGCGCGACTGTGGGAGAATATGGTGGGGCGGGGCGAAGCGTTTTGCGATTGGTTAAATGACGCTCATGGGCTATCTGGACAGGCATGGTTTAGACAGGTGAACCGCGTACAGGCCGGGGCGATACGTGTGGATGCGGATGAGGTGAGTTACAACCTGCATGTGATGGTGCGGTTTGATTTGGAACGTCAGTTACTGAATGGTGAACTTACGATGAAGGATTTACCTGAAGCATGGCGAGAGATGTATTGGGAGAAATTAGGGGTTGAGATTACAGATGATCGGGAGGGGTATTTGCAGGATATTCATTGGGCATGCGGCGGGTTTGGGTATTTCCAGTGTTATACGCTGGGGAGTATTTATGCAGCGCAGCTCTATGCGAAGATTAGGGATGCTGATGATGCGGTGAGGTGTGGGGATTTCGAACAGATTAGAGCATGGTTGAACGAACATGTTTATCAGTATGGACAGCAGTATAAGGCGGATGAGTTATGTGAACGCGCGACGGGGAGTGGGTTAGATGTGAGATGTTATCTGGATTATTTGGAGGGAAAATTCCACAGCAAATAG
- a CDS encoding NAD(P)-dependent oxidoreductase produces MSTEPKECCLGSVGFIGLGIMGQPMAENLLKAGYKVCVWNRTESKCECLVEMGADMLRSPGDVAAHGPKVLFVCVTGTEDVKEILFSEKGIAKSAKQGLIVVDHSTIDAKEAADFADCLAGAGVKYLDAPVSGGDVGAKAGTLSIMVGGDEKAYETVRPMLEVLGQKVNYMGKSGMGQVTKSCNQVMVACNLMGVCEAMMLAKKNGLSLEKMIEAVSGGAAGSWSLSNLGVKIKDGDWSPGFMVKDLLKDLGFVSHLSQVSHAPLTGTNMVETLFQVLAAEGEGELGTQALAKVYEKLGGFEF; encoded by the coding sequence ATGAGTACCGAGCCAAAGGAATGTTGTTTGGGGAGTGTCGGATTTATTGGGTTAGGGATTATGGGGCAGCCAATGGCGGAGAATCTGCTTAAGGCGGGGTATAAGGTGTGCGTGTGGAATCGGACGGAGAGTAAGTGCGAATGTTTGGTAGAGATGGGCGCGGATATGTTGCGGAGTCCGGGGGATGTGGCGGCGCACGGGCCGAAGGTGCTGTTTGTTTGCGTGACGGGGACGGAGGATGTGAAGGAGATTTTGTTTAGTGAAAAGGGGATTGCGAAGAGTGCGAAGCAGGGATTGATCGTCGTAGATCACTCGACGATTGATGCGAAGGAGGCGGCAGATTTTGCAGACTGTTTGGCGGGCGCGGGGGTAAAATATTTGGATGCGCCGGTGAGCGGTGGTGATGTGGGCGCGAAGGCGGGAACGTTGTCGATTATGGTGGGCGGAGACGAGAAAGCCTATGAGACGGTTAGGCCGATGTTGGAGGTGCTGGGTCAGAAAGTGAATTACATGGGCAAGAGCGGGATGGGGCAGGTGACCAAGAGTTGTAACCAGGTGATGGTGGCGTGCAATTTGATGGGTGTGTGTGAGGCGATGATGTTGGCGAAGAAGAATGGGTTGAGTTTGGAGAAAATGATTGAAGCGGTGAGCGGGGGGGCTGCGGGGAGTTGGTCGCTGAGTAATCTGGGCGTGAAGATTAAGGATGGGGATTGGTCGCCGGGGTTTATGGTGAAGGATTTGCTGAAGGATCTGGGTTTTGTTTCGCATTTATCGCAGGTCTCGCACGCGCCTTTGACGGGGACAAATATGGTGGAGACGCTGTTTCAGGTGTTGGCGGCTGAGGGTGAGGGGGAGCTGGGGACGCAGGCATTGGCGAAGGTGTATGAAAAATTGGGTGGGTTTGAGTTTTAA
- a CDS encoding amidohydrolase family protein — protein MKSQPITLIHCAAVQDAANINIRNASIAISSGRIVWVGPRGQLPEDLAQYVVNEQSYDDLLVTPAHVNAHVHLDLTHVGPQPFSGCFGDWLRGIRRIRTEKAIPVKEAVAQGVRLSRDAGVGYAADIAGTVEAIEARRELAELMPLAGVSYMEWFGIGEMAEPRGEVQEQKLREVPYETSVSGHTRGIVAGIQPHAPYSTGRQVYMRAAKLSRQRAYRLSTHMAESMEELEFVAKGSGLFRQFLDEMEMWDESILEQGIGEGLHPVEFLERQLQRGRWLLAHCNFLADKHIEILAETGTSVAYCPIASDYFGHTGQGGKHAAVWENGECKDGGTEGDSGGRHRYREMLARGVNVALGVDSVICQPEDEGQAMGILPQMRYLYERDEMYGEEDAGLLLRMATVNGMLGMDMPEEDVLLLEGSPAVFCGVVFNPEEGTDPLVQVMENHEPARLLDFSMVQIPE, from the coding sequence ATGAAATCACAACCGATAACTCTGATTCATTGCGCTGCGGTTCAAGACGCGGCTAATATCAATATCCGTAATGCTTCAATTGCGATCAGTTCAGGTCGAATTGTCTGGGTTGGTCCGCGCGGCCAACTGCCGGAAGACCTTGCGCAATATGTGGTTAATGAGCAATCATACGATGACCTGCTGGTGACACCCGCGCATGTGAATGCGCATGTGCATCTGGATTTAACGCACGTTGGCCCGCAACCATTCAGCGGCTGCTTCGGAGATTGGCTGCGTGGGATTCGACGAATCCGAACTGAAAAGGCGATCCCGGTGAAGGAGGCGGTTGCACAAGGTGTTCGCCTATCTCGTGATGCAGGCGTGGGTTACGCAGCCGATATTGCTGGGACGGTTGAGGCGATTGAGGCAAGACGCGAGTTGGCGGAGCTGATGCCGTTGGCGGGTGTGTCGTATATGGAGTGGTTTGGGATTGGTGAGATGGCGGAGCCGCGAGGTGAGGTGCAGGAACAGAAGCTGCGTGAGGTGCCGTACGAGACGTCGGTGTCGGGACACACGCGAGGGATCGTTGCGGGGATCCAGCCACACGCGCCTTATTCGACGGGGCGACAGGTGTATATGCGGGCTGCAAAATTAAGCAGACAAAGAGCTTACAGGCTCAGCACCCATATGGCGGAGTCGATGGAGGAATTGGAATTTGTAGCCAAGGGCTCGGGGCTGTTCCGCCAATTTTTAGATGAGATGGAGATGTGGGATGAGTCGATTTTAGAACAAGGGATTGGAGAGGGGTTGCATCCAGTTGAATTCCTTGAGCGGCAATTACAACGAGGCAGGTGGCTGCTTGCGCACTGTAACTTCTTGGCGGATAAGCATATCGAGATCTTGGCGGAGACGGGGACGTCGGTGGCATACTGTCCAATCGCGTCGGATTACTTTGGGCATACAGGGCAGGGTGGCAAGCATGCTGCTGTATGGGAAAATGGCGAATGCAAAGATGGAGGGACAGAGGGGGATAGCGGGGGGAGGCATAGGTATCGAGAGATGTTGGCGCGTGGGGTGAATGTGGCATTGGGGGTAGATTCGGTGATCTGTCAGCCAGAGGATGAAGGGCAAGCGATGGGTATCTTGCCACAGATGCGGTACTTATATGAACGGGATGAGATGTATGGGGAAGAGGATGCGGGGTTGCTGCTGCGGATGGCGACGGTGAACGGGATGTTAGGGATGGATATGCCGGAGGAAGATGTGCTGTTGCTGGAGGGTTCGCCGGCGGTGTTTTGCGGGGTGGTGTTTAATCCGGAAGAGGGGACGGATCCGTTGGTGCAGGTGATGGAAAACCATGAGCCAGCGCGGTTGTTGGATTTCTCGATGGTGCAGATTCCAGAGTGA
- a CDS encoding GNAT family N-acetyltransferase — protein sequence MRLKVNERTNLELVEKRHAAELSRVVLANDEDLSEWFLWADKRYGVDTAERFIEKAMGEFKRREAVYMVILHDEKIVGEVGFESWRELENQEKAIHLASAEMTYWLTGNARGRGLMREVIRTMLAYGFNEMGLMRVVIQVEPNNLKSCRVAELAGFVYEGCQRGVATWRGRRVDLNLYAMTNSDWGS from the coding sequence ATGCGGCTTAAGGTGAATGAGCGGACTAATTTGGAATTGGTTGAGAAGCGTCATGCGGCTGAGTTATCTCGTGTGGTATTGGCGAATGATGAGGACTTGTCCGAGTGGTTTTTATGGGCGGATAAGCGGTACGGGGTTGATACGGCGGAGCGATTTATTGAGAAGGCAATGGGAGAATTTAAGCGGCGTGAAGCGGTTTACATGGTCATTCTGCATGATGAGAAAATTGTGGGCGAGGTGGGATTTGAGTCGTGGCGAGAATTGGAAAATCAAGAAAAAGCTATTCACTTAGCATCGGCTGAGATGACGTATTGGCTGACAGGTAATGCGAGAGGCCGGGGATTAATGCGAGAGGTGATACGGACAATGTTGGCATATGGGTTTAACGAGATGGGTTTGATGCGCGTCGTCATTCAAGTTGAACCTAATAATTTGAAAAGTTGCCGTGTTGCTGAATTGGCTGGTTTTGTTTATGAAGGATGCCAACGCGGAGTCGCGACATGGCGAGGGAGACGTGTGGATTTAAACCTGTATGCTATGACGAACAGCGATTGGGGCAGCTGA
- a CDS encoding OmpA/MotB family protein has product MVGCVAQSEVDQFRELYRKSEAQQIELQSRLDEANARILALQAEPKVDLEAKAALEAALAEKAQLLAALDEAKERIRDMASSSNQLPVVLSNKLESLAASNPGLMSYDSKSGMVRLASDMTFALGKTEVSSAASASLAQLAVVLNSGEAMAYEVRVVGHTDNVPMKNPVNKDKYGDNWGLSAGRAIAVKSVLQKAGVSPSRMSIAGYGEYRPIAANNVTGSQANRRVEIFLVAMPAPVAAAPVVKATPVVAPKAAAPTPVVAPAPVKKETAPVFYK; this is encoded by the coding sequence ATGGTAGGTTGCGTCGCTCAAAGCGAAGTTGACCAATTCCGTGAGCTCTATCGTAAGAGTGAAGCACAGCAGATTGAACTTCAGAGCCGTCTGGATGAAGCCAATGCAAGAATTTTAGCACTGCAGGCTGAACCCAAGGTTGATCTTGAAGCAAAAGCAGCTCTGGAAGCTGCACTGGCTGAAAAGGCGCAGTTGCTGGCAGCACTGGATGAAGCGAAAGAGCGCATCCGTGACATGGCTTCGAGCAGCAATCAGTTGCCAGTGGTCTTGAGCAATAAGCTTGAGAGTTTGGCGGCAAGCAATCCGGGCCTGATGAGCTATGACTCAAAGAGCGGCATGGTTCGCTTGGCAAGTGACATGACGTTTGCACTGGGCAAGACGGAAGTCAGCAGCGCGGCAAGCGCATCACTGGCACAGTTGGCTGTTGTACTGAACAGCGGCGAAGCGATGGCATACGAAGTGCGCGTAGTGGGTCATACGGACAACGTTCCGATGAAGAACCCAGTCAATAAAGATAAGTATGGTGACAACTGGGGCTTGTCGGCTGGCCGCGCGATTGCGGTGAAGAGTGTGTTGCAGAAGGCTGGTGTTTCACCGAGCCGCATGAGCATTGCGGGTTATGGTGAGTACCGTCCGATCGCAGCGAACAACGTGACCGGTTCACAGGCAAACCGCCGTGTTGAAATCTTCCTGGTTGCGATGCCTGCACCTGTGGCTGCGGCACCTGTTGTGAAAGCAACACCTGTCGTCGCACCGAAGGCTGCAGCACCGACCCCTGTTGTTGCACCTGCACCCGTGAAGAAAGAAACTGCACCTGTTTTCTATAAGTAA
- a CDS encoding SprT family zinc-dependent metalloprotease, with translation MWDAKAMAEGLMREHGLLPRWSFGFNQRKRTLGLCDYGKKRIELSVHLVHGNDEEAVRDTLLHEIAHAIAGAKAGHGEKWKRVCIEIGARPERCDRSASMPKGKWMASCAGCGHEHTRHRRPLKGRTYYCRECGARAGELVFRRDGGEKLKASQG, from the coding sequence ATGTGGGACGCGAAAGCGATGGCGGAGGGACTGATGCGGGAACATGGATTGTTGCCGAGATGGTCGTTTGGGTTCAACCAGCGGAAGCGAACGCTGGGGCTGTGTGACTATGGGAAGAAGCGGATTGAGCTTTCGGTGCATCTGGTGCATGGGAACGATGAAGAGGCGGTGCGGGATACGCTGTTACATGAGATTGCGCATGCGATCGCGGGGGCGAAGGCGGGGCATGGTGAGAAGTGGAAAAGGGTGTGTATTGAGATTGGTGCGAGGCCGGAACGTTGTGATCGATCGGCGAGCATGCCGAAGGGGAAGTGGATGGCAAGTTGCGCGGGTTGCGGGCATGAGCATACACGGCATCGACGGCCTTTAAAAGGGCGGACGTATTATTGCAGGGAATGCGGGGCGAGAGCTGGAGAGCTGGTGTTCCGGCGAGATGGAGGCGAGAAATTGAAGGCAAGTCAGGGGTGA